A window of the Dickeya dianthicola NCPPB 453 genome harbors these coding sequences:
- a CDS encoding AEC family transporter: MPTFILSLWHQIFLSLPLFVLIALGYALIRFGRWPSTVTDALTKFVFSVALPAMLFRMMCDFSKRPAVDARLLIAFFGSCLIVFVLGRIVASRVFRLDGVSGSVFSLSGIFSNNVMLGLPIATLMLGPQAIPSVALVLVFNGLILWTLVTISVEWARNGSLSMQGFTKTALGVLKNPLIIGILSGTFYSLTGLPLPESIDKPIGMLSQIGVPLSLVALGMGLAEYRIRDGWQISVAICFIKLLVQPLVVWVLAVALGLPEMETRVVVLLGSMAVGVNIYLMSRQFNVLGGPVAASLLMSTALAGITTPLILTLMGVRV, from the coding sequence ATGCCCACGTTTATTCTTTCTCTCTGGCACCAGATTTTTCTTTCATTGCCGCTGTTTGTGTTGATTGCGTTGGGGTATGCCCTGATCCGCTTTGGCCGCTGGCCGTCCACGGTGACCGATGCGCTGACCAAATTCGTGTTTTCGGTGGCGCTGCCGGCCATGCTGTTCCGCATGATGTGCGATTTCTCCAAACGCCCGGCGGTGGACGCCCGGCTGCTGATCGCCTTCTTTGGCAGCTGTCTCATCGTGTTCGTGCTTGGCCGGATTGTCGCCAGCCGGGTGTTTCGGCTGGATGGCGTCTCCGGTTCGGTGTTCTCGCTCAGCGGGATTTTCTCCAACAACGTGATGCTTGGTCTGCCGATCGCCACCCTGATGCTCGGCCCGCAGGCGATTCCGTCTGTGGCGCTGGTGCTGGTGTTCAACGGCCTGATTCTGTGGACGCTGGTGACCATCTCGGTGGAGTGGGCGCGCAACGGTTCGTTGTCGATGCAGGGGTTCACCAAAACCGCGCTCGGCGTGCTGAAAAACCCGCTGATCATCGGCATTCTGTCCGGCACGTTTTACAGCCTTACCGGGTTGCCGCTGCCGGAGAGCATTGATAAGCCTATCGGTATGCTGAGCCAGATAGGTGTGCCGCTGTCGCTGGTGGCGCTGGGCATGGGGCTGGCGGAATACCGCATCCGCGACGGCTGGCAAATCAGCGTCGCTATTTGTTTCATCAAACTGCTGGTACAGCCGCTGGTGGTGTGGGTGCTGGCGGTCGCGCTGGGCCTGCCGGAGATGGAAACACGGGTGGTGGTGCTGCTGGGGTCGATGGCGGTGGGCGTCAATATCTACCTGATGTCCCGGCAATTTAATGTGCTGGGCGGGCCGGTCGCCGCCAGCCTGCTGATGTCGACCGCGCTGGCCGGCATTACCACGCCGTTGATTCTGACGCTGATGGGCGTGAGGGTCTAA
- a CDS encoding DUF2756 domain-containing protein — MKIIFPLMLLLSLPLLAHAATQQISPQQQQFENGISSQKRLLQDMRQNQALQQQQLNSDIQQRSREQQYQLQQQLEQNRQRIQQSAPGNTNRY; from the coding sequence ATGAAAATAATATTTCCCCTGATGCTGCTCCTGAGCCTGCCGTTGCTGGCTCACGCCGCCACGCAACAGATATCGCCCCAGCAGCAGCAATTTGAAAACGGCATTAGTAGCCAGAAGCGGCTGCTGCAAGATATGCGGCAAAATCAGGCGCTGCAGCAACAGCAACTGAATAGCGACATCCAGCAGCGCAGCCGTGAACAACAGTACCAGTTGCAACAGCAGTTGGAACAGAATCGCCAGCGCATCCAACAGTCCGCGCCGGGCAATACCAACCGGTACTGA
- a CDS encoding tRNA (cytidine(34)-2'-O)-methyltransferase → MFHIALYEPQIAPNTGNIIRLAANNGCALHLIEPLGFDFEEKKLRRAGLDYHDLASVSRHRNYQDFLQAVAGQRIFACTTKGSRPYDEPDYQPGDVLLFGSETAGLPDDIRNGFAPECRIRIPMEPNCRSLNLSNSVAIISYEAWRQNGFGGRR, encoded by the coding sequence ATGTTCCATATTGCGCTCTATGAGCCACAGATTGCGCCCAACACCGGCAATATTATCCGTCTGGCGGCCAACAATGGCTGTGCGTTGCACCTGATCGAACCGCTGGGCTTCGATTTCGAGGAAAAAAAGCTGCGCCGCGCCGGGCTGGATTATCACGATCTGGCGAGCGTTAGCCGTCATCGCAACTATCAGGACTTTTTGCAGGCGGTGGCAGGCCAGCGGATTTTCGCCTGCACCACCAAAGGCAGCCGCCCTTACGACGAACCCGACTACCAGCCGGGCGATGTGCTGCTGTTCGGCTCTGAAACCGCCGGCCTGCCGGATGATATCCGCAACGGCTTCGCGCCGGAATGCCGTATCCGCATCCCAATGGAGCCCAACTGCCGCAGCCTGAATCTGTCCAACTCGGTGGCGATCATCAGTTACGAGGCCTGGCGGCAGAATGGGTTCGGCGGTCGGCGCTGA
- a CDS encoding DUF3142 domain-containing protein gives MGAAAQILLVIRCTVVLTSLLCLSMTAHGAAVNAARYHAFWLWAAVQPQPVLSQADTLYLHQGEIARRHGKTVFLRQGIPVSALPVRHLWLSFRISELRLGEPELRRLLQLRQRWAAAGNRVDGIQIDFDAKSYHLSHYVAFLQTLRQRLPPDCRLSVTGLLDWAKTGDIRQLNRLNGVVDELVVQTYQGRRTVENYAAYLPVLMNLTLPFRLGLVQHGKWDEQWQQRLAASPFYRGEVVFLLNPTAARRSPILQQR, from the coding sequence ATGGGCGCGGCAGCTCAAATACTACTGGTAATACGTTGTACCGTGGTGCTGACGAGCCTGTTGTGCCTGAGCATGACGGCGCACGGCGCCGCCGTTAATGCCGCACGCTATCACGCCTTCTGGCTGTGGGCGGCGGTGCAGCCGCAACCGGTGTTGTCTCAGGCCGACACGCTTTACCTGCATCAGGGGGAAATCGCCCGCCGGCACGGCAAAACCGTATTTCTGCGTCAGGGGATCCCGGTCAGCGCGCTGCCGGTCAGGCATCTCTGGCTGTCGTTTCGGATTTCCGAACTGCGCCTTGGCGAACCGGAACTGCGGCGTCTATTGCAACTACGGCAGCGTTGGGCCGCCGCCGGAAACCGGGTCGACGGCATCCAAATCGATTTCGACGCCAAAAGCTACCACCTGTCGCACTATGTCGCCTTTTTGCAAACGCTCCGCCAGCGGCTGCCGCCCGACTGTCGCCTGAGCGTCACCGGGCTGCTGGACTGGGCCAAAACCGGCGACATCCGGCAACTCAACCGTCTGAACGGGGTGGTGGATGAACTGGTAGTGCAAACCTATCAGGGACGGCGCACGGTGGAAAATTACGCCGCGTATCTGCCTGTGCTGATGAACCTGACGCTGCCGTTCCGTCTTGGGCTGGTACAACACGGCAAGTGGGACGAACAGTGGCAGCAGCGGCTGGCGGCGTCGCCGTTCTACCGGGGCGAGGTGGTGTTCCTGCTCAACCCGACAGCGGCACGCCGTTCTCCCATTCTGCAACAACGTTAA